Proteins found in one Oncorhynchus mykiss isolate Arlee chromosome 17, USDA_OmykA_1.1, whole genome shotgun sequence genomic segment:
- the rhoa gene encoding Transforming protein RhoA: protein MAAIRKKLVIVGDGACGKTCLLIVFSKDQFPEVYVPTVFENYVADIEVDSKQVELALWDTAGQEDYDRLRPLSYPDTDVILMCFSIDSPDSLENIPEKWTPEVKHFCPNVPIILVGNKKDLRNDEHTRRELAKMKQEPVKPEEGRDMANRISAFGYMECSAKTKDGVREVFEMATRAALQARRGKPRNKCLLL from the exons ATGGCAGCCATCCGAAAGAAGCTGGTCATAGTGGGAGATGGCGCATGTGGGAAGACGTGTCTGCTCATCGTCTTCAGTAAAGACCAGTTCCCCGAGGTCTACGTGCCCACTGTCTTCGAGAACTATGTCGCTGACATTGAGGTCGACAGCAAACAG GTTGAGTTGGCACTATGGGATACAGCCGGCCAGGAGGACTATGATAGGCTCCGCCCCCTATCTTACCCAGATACAGATGTCATCCTCATGTGCTTCTCCATCGATAGCCCTGACAGTTTGG AAAACATCCCAGAGAAATGGACTCCAGAGGTCAAACACTTCTGCCCTAACGTTCCCATCATCCTAGTGGGCAACAAAAAGGACCTGCGTAACGACGAGCACACCCGCAGAGAGCTAGCCAAGATGAAGCAG GAGCCTGTGAAGCCAGAGGAGGGACGTGACATGGCGAACCGGATCAGTGCCTTCGGCTACATGGAGTGCTCTGCAAAGACCAAGGATGGCGTGAGGGAAGTGTTTGAGATGGCCACCAGAGCGGCGCTACAGGCCCGGCGGGGGAAGCCGAGAAATAAATGCCTCCTACTGTAA
- the LOC110494973 gene encoding transmembrane protein 43, with protein MSAPTLAAEHDQHTRTTSRSKPGFLERLSETAGGTVTGVVLFALSFYVLFTNEGRALRTATSLDEGLSQVVSLHLYSSPLDHNNNHLVHLTGPLRTLQPLHDPNYRVAVQAVKLKRQVEMYQWVEYSESRDYDEDGESKTETTYNYNSEWKAELINSRNFDKEIGHINPSAMAVESVTVVASDVQVGPFSLSKGLVDQIENFQTLSLKGLPAPDSDSFLTVDEDYFYHTQHPRRPEVGDVRVSFSYAGLSGEGTYPGPAQTVSVVAMQSYDTLKPFRTKSGDTLEIIYLEELAAEEVFEREHNNNAMLTWALRAGGWLLMFLGISLMIRIIHTLVDWIPILRELISVGLKLFALCISCSLSLLTIASGWIFYRPLVAVGLIAMAVIPVVIARSRAPAKKHQ; from the exons ATGTCGGCTCCAACA TTGGCGGCAGAACATGACCAGCACACGCGGACAACCAGCCGTTCCAAGCCCGGCTTCCTGGAGCGTCTGAGTGAAACCGCAGGGGGAACAGTTACTGGTGTTGTACTGTTCGCCCTCTCTTTTTACGTCCTCTTCACCAATGAG GGAAGGGCCCTGAGAACCGCTACCTCCCTGGATGAGGGTCTCTCTCAGGTGGTGTCCCTGCACCTGTACTCCAGCCCACTGGACCATAACAACAACCATCTGGTTCACCTGACAGGCCCACTACGCACCTTACAG cCTCTCCATGACCCAAACTACAGAGTGGCGGTGCAGGCGGTGAAGCTGAAGAGACAGGTGGAGATGTACCAGTGGGTGGAGTACAGCGAGAGCAG AGACTATGACGAGGATGGAGAGTCCAAGACTGAGACTACGTACAACTACA ATTCAGAGTGGAAGGCAGAGCTTATCAACAGCAGGAACTTTGATAAAGAGATTGGTCACATCAACCCGAG tgCCATGGCAGTGGAGAGTGTAACAGTGGTGGCTTCTGATGTTCAGGTTGGACCTTTCTCGCTCTCCAAAG GATTGGTGGATCAGATTGAGAACTTCCAGACATTGAGTCTGAAGGGTCTCCCCGCCCCTGATTCTGACTCCTTTCTCACGGTTGATGAGGACTACTTCTACCACACCCAACACCCCCGCAGACCAGAG GTGGGAGATGTGCGTGTGAGCTTCTCCTATGCAGGACTCAGTGGGGAGGGGACCTACCCTGGGCCAGCCCAGACA GTCAGTGTTGTGGCCATGCAGAGTTATGACACCCTGAAGCCCTTTAGGACCAAATCAGGAGACACACTGGAGATCATTTATCTGGAGGAGCTCGCTGCTGAG GAAGTGTTTGAGAGGGAGCATAATAACAATGCTATGCTGACCTGGGCTCTCAGGGCTGGAGGCTGGTTACTCATGTTCCTTGGCATTAGTTTGATGATCCGCATCATCCACACACTGG TGGATTGGATCCCTATTCTTCGAGAGCTGATCAGCGTGGGGCTGAAGCTCTTCGCCCTGTGTATTTcctgctccctctccctgctcACCATCGCCTCTGGCTGGATCTTCTACCGCCCCCTAGTGGCTGTGGGGCTAATCGCCATGGCTGTGATTCCAGTCGTCATCGCCCGCTCTCGCGCACCGGCCAAGAAACACCAATGA